One stretch of Candidatus Omnitrophota bacterium DNA includes these proteins:
- the nadC gene encoding carboxylating nicotinate-nucleotide diphosphorylase, with amino-acid sequence MDSNKKTFLQEALPILSVEKIDSILKHALIEDIGHGDITTLLTIPKDKEIKAKILLKEDCIVCGLLLAERAFKASDKNIEFKALAKEGKPLKKGKVIAEISGNAASILTAERVALNFLSLLSAVATKTKEYVEKIEPYKTKITDTRKTIPGLRELQKYAVRIGGGYSHRMGLDEMILIKDNHLKVTEGYTKLPSVPKGFKIEVEVQNLDEFKHAIYFKPDVIMLDNMSLSDIKEAVKIRNNTEFKSHHPPTKLEASGGVNLDTVKDIAATGVDIISVGDLTHSVKSIDMSLEVE; translated from the coding sequence ATGGACTCAAATAAGAAAACTTTTTTGCAGGAAGCTTTGCCTATTTTGAGTGTTGAGAAGATTGATTCAATCCTTAAGCATGCTTTAATTGAAGATATCGGCCATGGAGATATCACCACGCTTCTTACCATCCCTAAAGATAAAGAGATTAAAGCCAAGATTTTACTTAAAGAAGATTGTATTGTTTGCGGGCTTTTGCTTGCAGAGAGGGCTTTTAAGGCAAGCGATAAGAATATTGAGTTTAAAGCTTTGGCGAAAGAAGGAAAGCCGTTAAAAAAAGGCAAGGTTATCGCTGAAATTTCAGGGAATGCTGCGAGCATCCTAACGGCAGAGCGAGTCGCGCTTAATTTCTTGTCGCTTCTTTCTGCAGTTGCTACTAAGACAAAAGAATATGTAGAGAAGATTGAGCCATATAAAACAAAGATTACCGATACGCGCAAAACTATCCCCGGTTTAAGAGAATTGCAGAAATATGCGGTCAGGATTGGAGGCGGATATAGCCATAGGATGGGGCTTGATGAAATGATTTTAATTAAAGACAACCATTTAAAAGTTACCGAAGGCTATACTAAACTGCCCAGCGTGCCAAAAGGGTTTAAAATTGAAGTAGAGGTCCAGAATCTGGATGAATTTAAACACGCAATTTATTTTAAACCTGACGTAATAATGTTGGATAATATGTCTCTTAGCGATATTAAAGAAGCAGTTAAGATTAGGAACAATACAGAGTTTAAGAGCCATCATCCACCTACCAAGCTGGAGGCTTCCGGAGGGGTTAATCTGGATACTGTAAAAGATATTGCCGCAACCGGAGTAGACATTATCTCTGTCGGTGATTTAACTCATTCTGTTAAATCAATTGATATGAGTTTAGAGGTAGAATAA
- a CDS encoding YajQ family cyclic di-GMP-binding protein, with the protein MANFSFDIVSEVNLQEVDNAVNQAIKELSQRYDFKDSKSSINFDKAENKIILVADDDFKLRALKDILATRLAKRGVSLKSLVFSDPEKAFEGTIRQSAEITMGIAQDKAKQLVGIIKESKIKVQTQIEGEKIRVSSPKKDDLQAVINHLRSIEFSLPLSFCNYR; encoded by the coding sequence ATGGCAAATTTTTCATTTGATATAGTTTCAGAAGTCAATCTTCAGGAAGTTGACAATGCGGTTAATCAAGCTATAAAAGAGCTTTCTCAGCGTTATGACTTTAAAGATTCAAAGTCCAGCATTAATTTTGATAAGGCCGAGAATAAGATTATCCTTGTTGCCGACGACGACTTCAAGCTCCGGGCGCTCAAGGATATCCTGGCAACCCGCCTTGCAAAAAGAGGAGTGTCGCTTAAATCTTTGGTTTTTAGTGATCCTGAGAAGGCTTTTGAAGGGACTATCCGGCAGTCTGCTGAAATTACCATGGGAATTGCCCAAGATAAGGCAAAGCAGCTTGTAGGCATCATAAAAGAGTCAAAAATCAAGGTCCAAACCCAGATTGAAGGAGAGAAAATCCGCGTTTCTTCTCCAAAAAAGGATGATTTGCAGGCAGTAATCAATCATCTAAGAAGTATTGAGTTCTCCCTGCCACTGAGCTTCTGCAATTATAGGTAA
- a CDS encoding valine--tRNA ligase, protein MNINDIPSRYNPKDVEDKWYKIWEEKNYFSAKPDLKKKPFSIVIPPPNVTGILHMGHALNNTIQDILIRFHRMNGDESLWMPGIDHAGIATQNVVEKSIAKEGLKRQDLGRDKFIERVWTWKEQYGSTIIRQLKKLGSSCDWSRTRFTMDEAYSEAVKEAFVHLYDKGLIYQGNRIINWCPRCQTALSDEEAPHHDLQGNLYYLKYPLKENPKQFITVATTRPETMLGDTAVAVNPKDKRYKNLVGKTLILPLVNREIKIIADNLVDMKFGTGAVKVTPAHDPNDYAFGKKHNLEFINVMYPDGRMNELAGEYKDMDRFEAREVILEDLKEKQLLEKVEPHALSAGHCYRCHTIIEPYLSKQWFVKMAPLAKPAIEAVKKNKIKFHPKRWTKVYLNWMENIQDWCISRQIWWGHRIPVYYCKDCNEIMVSKLHPDKCTKCGSTNIIQDEDVLDTWFSSWLWPFATFYWPQASKEQQDELKYFYPTSALVTAPEIIFFWVARMIMSGFEFMGDKPFSDVYIHGTVRDIEGKKMSKSLGNIIDPLDIINEYGTDALRFSLISTTAQGQDVFLSKERFEQGRNFANKIWNASRFILMNLDSSASKHDLCVYFKEEELDLVNRWILSRFYSTLKEVNKDLENFKFNEAANALYSFFWHEFCDWYLELIKPEIKSAHNQVVMFKILEKFLRALHPFMPFVTEEVWQMLKNHTSPESVDVSIMVSPWPHIQENIIDKKSEAKMELFFEAVNAIRNMRSELEIPLQDLIAVKIFSGTKANKLQLEPLAGYIKNLAKVNELTLDEHYVHSSGEFTSVVKGMHIVIPLAGIVDIDKHRQKIEQKIQKALADIQSKEKMLSNSDFVKRAPADIVEKEKAKLIELNDALKKLKGVRDGLK, encoded by the coding sequence ATGAACATTAATGACATACCAAGCCGTTACAATCCTAAAGATGTTGAGGATAAATGGTATAAAATCTGGGAAGAAAAGAATTATTTCTCGGCAAAGCCCGATCTTAAGAAAAAACCATTTAGCATAGTTATCCCTCCGCCCAATGTAACCGGAATTTTACATATGGGGCATGCTTTAAATAATACAATACAAGATATTCTAATCAGGTTTCACCGTATGAATGGCGATGAGTCCTTGTGGATGCCGGGGATTGATCATGCCGGTATTGCAACGCAAAACGTTGTTGAAAAATCCATTGCGAAAGAAGGGTTAAAACGCCAGGATTTAGGACGGGATAAATTTATTGAGCGGGTGTGGACTTGGAAAGAGCAGTATGGCTCTACAATAATCCGCCAGCTTAAGAAATTAGGCTCTTCTTGTGACTGGTCGAGAACGCGTTTTACCATGGATGAAGCCTATTCAGAGGCAGTTAAAGAGGCTTTTGTGCATCTGTATGATAAAGGGCTTATCTATCAGGGAAATCGTATTATTAACTGGTGCCCGCGCTGCCAGACAGCATTATCTGATGAAGAAGCTCCTCATCATGACCTTCAAGGAAATCTTTATTATTTAAAATACCCTTTAAAAGAAAATCCTAAGCAATTTATTACTGTCGCAACAACCCGTCCGGAAACTATGCTTGGGGATACTGCAGTTGCAGTTAATCCTAAGGATAAGCGTTATAAGAATCTCGTCGGTAAAACTTTGATCTTGCCTTTAGTCAACCGTGAAATAAAAATCATTGCGGATAATTTGGTTGATATGAAATTTGGAACTGGCGCTGTAAAGGTGACTCCTGCGCATGACCCAAATGATTATGCTTTTGGAAAAAAACACAACCTTGAATTTATCAATGTCATGTATCCGGATGGCCGCATGAATGAACTTGCCGGAGAATACAAGGATATGGATAGATTTGAAGCGCGTGAAGTAATATTGGAAGATTTGAAAGAAAAACAATTATTAGAAAAAGTGGAGCCGCATGCATTATCAGCAGGCCATTGTTATCGCTGCCATACCATAATTGAGCCATATTTGTCAAAACAGTGGTTTGTTAAAATGGCGCCTTTGGCAAAGCCGGCAATTGAAGCAGTCAAAAAGAACAAAATTAAATTTCATCCAAAGCGTTGGACAAAAGTTTATCTAAATTGGATGGAGAATATTCAGGATTGGTGTATTTCACGCCAGATTTGGTGGGGGCACAGGATTCCAGTGTATTATTGCAAAGATTGTAATGAAATAATGGTTTCTAAGCTGCATCCTGATAAGTGCACAAAATGCGGCTCAACTAATATAATTCAGGACGAAGATGTGTTAGACACTTGGTTTTCGAGTTGGTTATGGCCATTTGCAACATTTTATTGGCCGCAAGCTTCTAAAGAGCAGCAGGATGAGTTAAAATATTTCTATCCGACCTCAGCGTTAGTTACCGCACCTGAAATAATTTTCTTCTGGGTTGCGCGTATGATTATGTCGGGTTTTGAGTTTATGGGCGATAAGCCATTTAGCGATGTCTATATCCACGGCACTGTGCGCGACATTGAAGGAAAAAAGATGTCAAAGTCACTGGGCAATATTATTGACCCGCTTGATATTATCAATGAATATGGCACAGATGCGCTGCGTTTTAGCTTAATTTCAACCACCGCCCAGGGCCAAGACGTATTTTTGTCAAAAGAAAGGTTTGAGCAGGGAAGAAACTTTGCCAATAAAATCTGGAATGCTTCGCGCTTTATCTTGATGAATCTTGACTCTTCCGCTTCAAAGCATGATTTATGCGTCTATTTTAAAGAAGAAGAGCTTGATTTAGTTAATCGCTGGATTTTAAGCCGTTTTTACTCAACGTTAAAGGAAGTAAACAAAGATTTAGAAAATTTTAAATTTAATGAAGCGGCAAATGCTTTGTATTCATTCTTCTGGCATGAATTCTGTGATTGGTACCTTGAATTAATCAAGCCCGAGATAAAAAGCGCTCATAATCAGGTGGTAATGTTTAAAATTTTAGAGAAATTCTTGCGCGCATTGCATCCATTTATGCCGTTTGTTACCGAAGAAGTCTGGCAGATGCTTAAAAATCACACTTCACCTGAATCAGTGGATGTCAGTATTATGGTTTCTCCATGGCCGCATATTCAGGAAAATATTATTGATAAGAAATCTGAAGCTAAAATGGAATTATTCTTTGAAGCGGTAAACGCCATCAGGAATATGCGTTCGGAATTAGAAATTCCATTGCAGGATTTAATTGCGGTTAAGATTTTCTCAGGAACCAAAGCAAATAAATTGCAATTAGAGCCTTTAGCCGGATATATAAAGAATTTGGCAAAGGTAAACGAATTAACTCTTGATGAACATTATGTTCATTCAAGCGGAGAATTTACCAGCGTTGTTAAGGGAATGCACATTGTTATTCCTTTAGCAGGTATTGTTGACATAGATAAGCACCGGCAAAAAATTGAGCAGAAGATTCAAAAGGCCTTAGCGGATATCCAGTCAAAAGAAAAAATGCTTTCAAACAGTGATTTTGTCAAAAGGGCGCCTGCTGATATCGTTGAAAAAGAAAAGGCAAAATTAATTGAGCTTAACGACGCGCTCAAAAAACTAAAAGGAGTCAGAGATGGACTCAAATAA
- a CDS encoding type III pantothenate kinase, producing the protein MLLTADIGNTNINFAIFQNSKIVNKFVIPTKRYDFGLLKKHLLDIEFNDAIICSVVPKAEKMLESGILKILGHNPFVVGKSIKVPIKNLYRKPKQVGQDRLVNAFAASSLYGAPLIAIDFGTAITFDVISKNKEYLGGMILPGLRISLEALAEKTALLPEIKLEAPTEFIGKETKTSVLSGLIFGMASLTDDLSQRIKAKIGRNAKVIATGGNIKLISRYCKKIDKIDPDLTLKGLYLIYRRLHI; encoded by the coding sequence ATGCTATTAACCGCAGATATCGGAAATACAAATATTAACTTTGCGATTTTTCAGAATTCAAAGATCGTAAATAAATTTGTTATCCCTACCAAAAGATACGATTTTGGTTTATTAAAAAAGCATTTATTGGATATTGAATTCAATGATGCAATTATCTGCAGCGTTGTCCCTAAAGCAGAGAAGATGCTGGAATCGGGGATTTTAAAAATCCTTGGGCACAATCCTTTTGTCGTCGGAAAGAGTATAAAAGTACCGATTAAGAATCTCTACCGCAAGCCAAAGCAGGTAGGGCAGGACCGTTTGGTAAATGCATTCGCCGCGTCAAGCCTGTATGGAGCGCCTTTAATTGCGATTGATTTTGGCACAGCAATAACTTTTGATGTGATTTCAAAGAATAAGGAATATCTTGGCGGCATGATTTTGCCGGGATTAAGGATTTCTTTGGAAGCCTTGGCTGAAAAGACGGCGTTATTGCCGGAGATTAAATTAGAAGCTCCAACTGAATTTATCGGCAAGGAAACAAAAACAAGTGTTTTAAGCGGTTTGATATTCGGCATGGCCTCATTAACCGATGATCTTTCGCAAAGAATAAAAGCTAAAATTGGGAGGAATGCAAAAGTTATCGCAACCGGTGGGAATATCAAACTAATTTCCAGATATTGCAAGAAAATTGATAAAATTGATCCAGATCTAACCCTTAAGGGCCTATATCTAATTTATCGCCGCCTCCATATCTAA
- a CDS encoding sugar transferase: MLKEHNKVLTYLIIICDYFLIIAAFFIAYLVRGQAIYKGKIDDLLWLLPIITLVLSWLLYKFGVYKSIRTKSIYEVVSNVYKATIVGFLIFAGITYVFKIPHISRIFILSIVIFSTILVSAEKILLVLFFRSIRKKGFNTRNMLVVGTGKRAQHFIDLVKERDEWGLIILGLIDKDKEKIGQEVSGCKIIGSFENIPEILKKHVVDEVVFITPRSWLDEIEEIMLYCENLGLKVSVAVDYFELKLSKAKQTELQGFPMLTFESTPDKVWHLLIKRIFDIVVSGVGIIVLFPFLLVISIIIKLSSKGPVFFNQKRCGINGRTFTLYKFRTMYKDAEQRLEELSIHNEMQGPVFKMKNDPRVTPIGKFLRKFSLDEFPQLWNVFKGDMSLIGPRPPLPKEVKEYQTWQRRRLSMRPGLTCLWQASGRNNINEFDRWVKLDLEYIDNWSLWLDLKIFFKTMPVVVFGVGAK; encoded by the coding sequence ATGCTTAAGGAACACAACAAAGTTCTAACTTATTTAATTATTATCTGCGATTATTTTTTAATTATCGCGGCTTTCTTTATTGCTTATCTTGTTAGAGGGCAAGCCATCTATAAAGGGAAGATTGATGATCTTCTTTGGCTTCTTCCCATTATAACTTTAGTTTTAAGCTGGTTATTGTATAAATTCGGTGTGTATAAATCAATCCGCACCAAGTCAATCTATGAGGTCGTTTCTAACGTTTATAAAGCTACTATCGTTGGTTTTTTAATATTTGCTGGAATAACGTATGTTTTTAAAATTCCCCATATAAGCAGGATTTTTATCCTTTCAATTGTAATATTCTCCACAATCCTTGTTAGCGCGGAGAAGATTCTGTTAGTGTTGTTTTTTAGATCAATTAGAAAAAAAGGTTTTAACACAAGGAATATGCTGGTTGTGGGGACAGGTAAACGCGCTCAGCATTTTATTGATTTGGTTAAAGAGCGTGATGAATGGGGCTTAATAATTTTGGGCTTAATTGATAAAGACAAAGAAAAAATCGGGCAGGAAGTTTCTGGTTGTAAAATTATCGGTTCTTTTGAGAATATCCCTGAGATATTAAAAAAGCATGTAGTTGATGAAGTAGTCTTTATCACTCCGAGGTCTTGGTTGGATGAAATTGAAGAGATAATGCTTTATTGCGAGAACCTGGGGTTAAAAGTAAGCGTGGCTGTTGATTACTTTGAGCTTAAATTATCAAAAGCAAAACAAACAGAGCTTCAGGGCTTTCCAATGCTTACTTTTGAATCAACTCCTGATAAAGTCTGGCACCTTTTGATAAAGAGGATTTTTGATATTGTAGTTTCCGGTGTAGGTATTATAGTCCTATTCCCGTTTTTATTAGTAATTTCTATAATTATAAAGCTGTCTTCAAAAGGCCCTGTATTTTTTAACCAGAAAAGATGCGGCATCAATGGCAGGACGTTTACGCTATATAAATTCAGGACAATGTATAAGGATGCTGAGCAAAGATTGGAAGAGTTAAGCATCCATAATGAAATGCAAGGCCCTGTTTTTAAAATGAAAAATGACCCGAGGGTTACTCCGATTGGAAAGTTTTTAAGGAAATTTAGTTTGGATGAATTTCCCCAGCTTTGGAATGTATTTAAGGGCGATATGAGCTTGATTGGGCCGCGTCCGCCGCTTCCCAAAGAGGTTAAAGAATACCAGACGTGGCAGAGGCGAAGGCTTAGCATGCGCCCGGGTTTAACTTGTTTGTGGCAGGCAAGCGGGAGAAACAATATTAATGAATTTGATAGATGGGTAAAACTTGATTTGGAATATATAGATAACTGGTCGCTGTGGCTTGACCTTAAGATATTCTTTAAAACAATGCCGGTAGTTGTGTTTGGCGTAGGCGCTAAATAG
- a CDS encoding polysaccharide export protein, which produces MRKFLVLTMVLLTILVFSKAINAQAPTDRTAPAKDAVAEKIKNLKEPVIVREEAKAKEPVVAQAITSQVPPAQITTLEAPAKIKALTMPEQSLGEVKAPAAPVAVAEAVKPQEAASTEYVTGVDDVLDISIISPDQMLNTVTVASDGSINFPYIGNVIVKGLTLAQVQDLVQKRLADGYMKYPIVSVALRESRSRKFFVYGEVNRPGPYLADESTTVIKAISFAGGFTKYGSSSRVKILRQKKDGSGYDAVKINISAAMSGNPKADPVIQPGDIIVVSEGIF; this is translated from the coding sequence ATGAGAAAGTTCTTAGTATTAACTATGGTTTTATTGACGATTTTAGTTTTTTCAAAAGCTATTAACGCGCAAGCGCCAACTGACAGGACAGCCCCTGCCAAGGATGCAGTAGCAGAAAAAATAAAGAATCTTAAGGAGCCTGTAATTGTCCGCGAGGAAGCCAAGGCTAAGGAGCCTGTGGTTGCTCAAGCTATCACCAGCCAGGTTCCTCCTGCGCAAATAACAACTCTTGAGGCACCAGCTAAAATAAAAGCTCTAACCATGCCGGAGCAATCTTTAGGCGAGGTTAAAGCGCCTGCAGCGCCTGTTGCAGTAGCTGAGGCTGTAAAACCGCAAGAAGCAGCTTCAACTGAATATGTTACTGGTGTTGATGATGTCCTTGATATATCTATAATTTCCCCTGACCAGATGTTAAATACAGTAACCGTTGCTTCCGATGGCTCAATTAATTTTCCTTATATCGGTAATGTTATAGTTAAAGGTTTAACTTTAGCGCAGGTTCAGGATTTAGTTCAAAAGAGGCTTGCTGATGGATATATGAAATACCCGATTGTTTCTGTTGCATTAAGAGAATCCCGCAGCAGAAAGTTTTTTGTTTACGGAGAAGTTAACCGTCCGGGCCCATATTTGGCAGATGAAAGCACAACTGTTATTAAAGCTATATCTTTCGCAGGCGGGTTTACAAAATACGGCTCATCCAGCCGAGTTAAGATTTTGCGCCAGAAAAAAGATGGCAGCGGATACGACGCTGTTAAAATAAATATTAGTGCTGCAATGTCAGGAAACCCCAAGGCCGATCCTGTTATCCAGCCGGGGGATATTATTGTCGTTTCAGAAGGCATATTTTAA
- the uvrB gene encoding excinuclease ABC subunit UvrB — protein MSGFKLVSSYKPCGDQPKAIKELTESISSGRAGQTLLGVTGSGKTFTLANVIAKANLPTLVISHNKTLAAQLYSEFKEFFPENAVEYFVSYYDYYQPEAYIPSTDTYIEKDSAINDRLDRLRLSATTSLMSRSDVIIVASVSCIYNLGSPEDYKDMLVFVEKGQTVSRDELILKLVQIQYERNDYEFIRGRIRVRGDVVEVFPSYQEKALRIELNGDRVEKISEINPVSGEILVKLEKIAIYPAKHFIVSGDRVDSAIKAIEAELQEQLQNLRSRNKLLEAQRLESRTKYDMEMLKEIGYCHGIENYSRILSGRPSGSRPYTLIDYFQGDFLTVIDESHVTVPQIGAMYEGDKARKQTLVEYGFRLPSCLDNRPLKFDEFNSLIKRTIYVSATPNDYEIKKSEGKIIEQIIRPTGLIDPEIIVRPLENQVDDLVNEVKIRAKKNERVLVTTLTKRMAEDLTTYLQEKGLLVKYLHSDIDTLTRTKILKELRQKDFDCLVGINLLREGLDLPEVSLVAILDADKEGFLRSETSLIQVSGRAARNINGTVIMYADTITGSMKRAISESLRRRKIQLEFNKKNNITPRSIQKAIKEGIEGLIEAEEYVAELTGEKKDEYELRRYIADLEYEMELAARNLQFEKAAELRDKVKELMGVLKK, from the coding sequence TTGTCTGGTTTTAAGCTTGTTTCAAGTTATAAGCCTTGCGGCGACCAGCCAAAGGCAATCAAAGAATTAACCGAATCTATTTCTTCCGGCAGGGCTGGGCAAACTTTACTGGGTGTAACCGGTTCCGGAAAGACGTTTACCCTTGCCAATGTAATTGCAAAAGCCAACCTTCCTACATTAGTAATTTCTCACAACAAAACTTTAGCCGCACAACTATATTCTGAATTTAAAGAATTTTTCCCGGAAAACGCGGTTGAGTATTTCGTAAGCTACTACGATTACTACCAGCCAGAAGCATATATCCCTTCAACGGATACTTATATCGAAAAAGACTCGGCAATTAACGATAGGCTTGACCGCCTGCGTTTATCTGCGACTACATCTTTAATGTCCCGTAGTGACGTCATTATAGTTGCTTCGGTTTCTTGTATATATAATTTAGGAAGCCCGGAAGATTACAAGGATATGCTTGTTTTTGTCGAAAAGGGGCAAACAGTTTCCCGCGATGAGCTAATCTTAAAATTAGTCCAGATTCAATACGAAAGAAATGATTATGAGTTTATCCGCGGAAGAATTAGAGTAAGAGGGGATGTAGTTGAAGTGTTTCCATCTTATCAGGAAAAGGCGCTTAGGATTGAATTAAATGGCGATAGGGTTGAAAAGATTTCAGAGATTAACCCTGTCTCCGGAGAGATTTTGGTAAAGCTTGAAAAAATTGCAATTTACCCGGCAAAACATTTTATTGTTTCAGGGGATAGGGTTGATTCTGCGATTAAAGCAATTGAGGCTGAGCTTCAAGAACAGCTTCAGAATCTGCGCAGCAGGAACAAATTATTAGAAGCGCAGCGCCTGGAATCGCGCACAAAATACGATATGGAGATGTTAAAGGAAATTGGATACTGCCACGGCATAGAAAACTATTCGCGTATCCTTTCGGGGCGGCCCTCGGGAAGCAGGCCTTATACTTTGATTGATTATTTTCAGGGAGATTTTCTTACGGTTATCGACGAGTCGCATGTTACAGTTCCGCAGATAGGGGCAATGTATGAAGGGGATAAGGCGCGTAAACAGACTTTGGTTGAGTATGGGTTTAGGCTGCCATCTTGCCTTGATAACCGTCCTTTAAAATTTGATGAATTCAATTCTTTGATTAAGCGGACAATTTACGTATCAGCTACTCCTAACGATTATGAAATTAAAAAAAGTGAAGGAAAAATTATTGAACAGATAATACGGCCTACGGGTTTAATCGATCCTGAGATAATTGTCAGGCCTTTAGAGAATCAGGTTGATGATTTGGTTAATGAAGTGAAAATCAGGGCTAAGAAGAACGAAAGGGTTTTAGTTACAACTTTAACCAAAAGAATGGCGGAAGATTTAACTACCTATTTACAAGAGAAGGGTTTGTTAGTAAAATACTTACATTCGGATATTGATACGCTAACCCGGACAAAGATTTTAAAGGAACTCAGGCAAAAAGATTTTGATTGTTTAGTCGGGATTAATTTGTTAAGAGAAGGGCTTGACCTTCCGGAAGTTTCCCTGGTTGCAATTCTCGACGCTGATAAGGAAGGTTTTTTACGTTCAGAGACAAGCCTTATCCAGGTATCCGGCAGAGCTGCAAGAAATATTAATGGGACAGTGATAATGTACGCTGATACAATTACTGGCTCAATGAAACGGGCAATCTCGGAAAGTTTGCGCCGTAGAAAGATTCAGTTAGAATTTAACAAAAAAAATAATATAACTCCTCGCTCAATCCAGAAAGCAATTAAAGAAGGGATTGAAGGGTTGATTGAGGCAGAAGAATACGTAGCAGAATTAACAGGTGAGAAGAAAGACGAATATGAATTGCGCAGGTACATTGCTGATTTGGAATATGAAATGGAATTAGCAGCAAGAAATTTGCAATTTGAAAAAGCAGCAGAATTAAGAGATAAGGTTAAAGAACTAATGGGAGTGTTAAAGAAATAA
- a CDS encoding outer membrane beta-barrel protein yields the protein MKKAYFESVALRVTRFCLFVIIFMSFSEVCFAKIDKKFRFNVGQTYDDNITYESINKINDNITNVTAGGDLTYEGRIQSLSLGADVTHQFYVKNHNFDNTSERARGNYLLELSKNERITLADSFYHSFEPRSFEDEFGRLDGRYSFYNNAINFDYLRDISKQLNLDVRYSNNMYTYSTDSISDSYLNSGGLGLNYAINSSSIVYMNYDYSQRKFKNGPKSSKNTIAPALRQYFTRQLYADLRPGIDFIKGYDGTKYTRANIFLSLTNEIDEATTNTFTFTKLYDTNSYTKEILDSWRCSLNFSRQLTRRLGTAITAFYGNGKYESTKTTDKMVGAAAGLTYDLTKNLKATLNYTYSDTSSNVPTREYIRTAVTCGLRMEF from the coding sequence TTGAAAAAGGCTTACTTTGAATCTGTCGCTTTAAGGGTTACCCGGTTTTGTCTTTTTGTCATAATATTTATGAGTTTTTCAGAAGTTTGTTTTGCCAAAATTGATAAGAAATTCCGCTTTAATGTTGGCCAGACTTATGATGACAACATAACCTATGAGTCAATCAATAAAATCAATGATAATATCACCAATGTTACTGCAGGCGGAGATTTGACTTATGAAGGAAGAATCCAAAGCTTATCATTAGGCGCAGATGTAACCCACCAGTTTTATGTAAAAAACCATAATTTTGATAATACTTCAGAAAGAGCAAGGGGTAATTACCTCTTGGAGCTTTCTAAAAATGAAAGGATAACTTTAGCCGATAGTTTTTATCATTCATTTGAGCCGCGCAGTTTTGAAGACGAATTCGGCAGGCTTGATGGAAGGTATAGTTTTTATAATAACGCTATTAATTTTGATTATCTTCGCGATATTTCAAAGCAGCTTAACTTAGACGTCAGGTATTCAAATAATATGTATACCTATTCTACGGATTCAATCTCTGATTCATATCTTAATTCAGGTGGGCTGGGGCTTAACTATGCCATTAATTCTTCTTCAATTGTTTACATGAACTATGATTATTCTCAAAGAAAGTTTAAAAATGGGCCAAAGTCCAGCAAGAATACAATTGCGCCTGCGTTAAGGCAGTATTTTACAAGGCAGCTTTACGCTGATTTAAGGCCGGGGATTGATTTTATTAAGGGTTACGATGGGACAAAGTACACAAGAGCGAATATTTTCCTGTCTTTGACGAATGAAATAGATGAAGCAACCACAAACACCTTTACTTTTACCAAGCTTTACGACACTAATTCATATACGAAGGAGATTCTTGATTCCTGGAGATGTTCGCTTAATTTTAGCCGCCAGCTTACCCGCAGGCTCGGAACAGCAATTACTGCTTTTTATGGCAATGGAAAATATGAGTCAACCAAAACAACGGATAAAATGGTGGGTGCTGCTGCAGGCTTAACTTACGACTTAACTAAAAATTTAAAAGCCACTCTAAATTATACCTATTCAGATACAAGTTCAAATGTTCCAACAAGAGAATATATCAGAACTGCTGTTACTTGTGGTTTGAGGATGGAATTTTAG